In Acidobacteriota bacterium, the genomic stretch CAGCAGCAAAACGGCGTTGTCGAACAATTCCCTGCGCCCGCCATCCAGCGTGTTGCCCCAGAGCACCAACGCCGTCTGCCACGCGGTCAGCACGAGTGCGAAGGCCAGCAAGCGCCTGAACAAAGGATAGGCCAGCTTGCGGCGCAACGGCTCAATCAGTTTGGCTGAGCGTTGCGCGGCTTGGTCAACGCTCAGACCTTCCTGCATCAACGGCGGAACGCTCAGCAGGGAATCAGCCCAACGCTTAATCTCAGCCAGTTTGAACGAGCTCAGTTTGCGCGCGAGGCCCGCCAATTCGGCCCAGGTTGCTTGGGCCAGCGCGCCGCTGCGCTGCCGAATTGCGCTGACGATGTTGCGTGCGTCTAGCTCCGACTTGGCGGTTTTCTGCGTCTGTTCGAGGAAAAGCGTGAATGCTGCCGTGACTGAATTCTGTTTCCATAAAGTCGTAGCCGCGATCAACAGCCAGAGCAACCCGAAGACCAGGCCCGCTGACAAAGGCCGCAGCCCCGGCAATTTTACCGTCGCCAGCAGCAGCAAGCCGGTCAAGAGCCACATTCGCCATTGCAAGCGCACCGCCAGTTCCAGCAGTTTGAACCTGTGTTGCCGCAGCAGGGCATCGGCCTGCTGGCGCAACCAGTCATTGCCGGTGGTTTGCAGATTCAGCAGAAAAGCAAATGCGCCAGCCGTAGCGGGCCGCGCCGCCGGTTCTTTTGCCAGCGCCTGACCAACGACGGCATCGAGTGTGGCAGGCAGACCCCAACGTTTTTGGCTGAGCGGCACGGGCGTGGTTTCACGATGTTGTTGCAGCAGTTCCGCGAAGGTTCCGTCAAAGGGCAACTCGCCGCTCAGCATCTGGTACGCGATCACGCCCAGGCTGTAAATGTCCGAAGCGTTGTCTAGCTCTTCGCCCCGGCCCTGTTCGGGCGACATGTATTTCGGCGTGCCCAGCACGGTGCCCGCGCGCGTCAATTGCCGCAGCGTCAGATTCAGCCGCAGCGTTTCGTCTTCTGTGATGGAATAGGGCTGAAGTTGCGGCGCGGCTGGCTGGCTCGTTTCGCTGACGACCGGCAGTGGCTCCGGCTCTTCGAGCACCAGCAAGTCTTGCAACTGGGCGATGCCGAAATCGAGCACCTTGACGTTGCAACCGGCAACTCCGACCGGTTCGAGCCAGATGTTTTCCGGTTTGAGATCGCGATGCAGAATGCCCAGCCGATGCGCTTCGTCAATCGCCGCGCAGGTCTGGCTGAGAATGTCGAGCGCGTCAGCCAATGGCAGCGGGCGTTTGTCTTTGAGCTTGGCCGCCAGCGTACCGCCTTCGAGATGTTCCATCACCAGATAGGCCAGCGTTTGCTCGTGCTCGCCCGTGATGCCGAAGTCGGTCACGTTGACGATATTCGGATGGCGCAAACGCCCGATGGTCTTGGCCTCGCGCCGGAACCGTTCGATGAATTCGCGCTGGCCCGCCAGTTCGGGCGCGATCACTTTGACGGCCACGCGGCGGCCCGTGCCGACGTGCAGCGCGCGATAGACCGCGCCCATGCCGCCGCGTCCGCACAATTCCTCCAAACGGTATTTCCCATCGAGCAAGCGTCCGATCATCTGCTGACCAGAGGGCGGCGTCAGCGCCTCTGCGAGTTGCGCTTGCCAGCGGCCAAATTGGGACGCAAGGCTGATGCGCAGGGCGGGCGTTTCCAGGAAGCTGTGATTTTCCTCGTGGTTGTTGAGCAGGGATTGAAGTTCGTGTCGCAAGGCCGGATCGTGTTGTGCGACCTGCGCCAGAAACGCCGCGCGTTCTTCGGTTGGACATTCCAGCGCCTGGTGAAAAAGCTGATCAATCTTTTCCCAATCTGTGTTCATCGCTCGGCTCCATTGTCCTGCTGTGTCGGTGATTGTTTAATATGCTGACGGTGCAAGCAATCGTCCGTCACCGCAAATAGCGACAAAGCGGTGCGAATCCGCCCAGGCTGAACGAAAAAAAGAAAATCCCTGGGTACGCAGCGCTTCCAGCGTGCAGTCTCGGCGTGAGACCGAGCAATGCCGAAGGGTACCCTTTCAGCATCATTCTATCTTCTGCCAAGACCGCACGCTGGAAGCGGTGCGTACCCAGGAATTTCTCTCGAAGGAAAACGCAATGTCTACGAACTCATCCGAAATCAGCCTGTTACTTGATCAATATCGCGCCGGGCAGGCCGAAGCGTTTGGTAAATTGATGGCGCTGGTCTATGACGACCTGCGCCGCCTAGCCGCCTGGCAGCTTCAGACCGAACGCCCGGAGCACACCTTGCAACCCACCGCGCTGGTGCACGAAGCCTATCTGAAACTGGCCGGACAGAATCCGGTCGAATGGCAAAACAAGGCGCACTTCTTCGCCCTGGCGGCCCAGGTCATGCGCCACATTCTGGTGGATCACGCGCGCACCAAACAGCGCGACAAACGCGGCGGCGGACAAGCCAGCGTCGCACTTGATGAAGCGCTCAAGCTGAGCAACGCCAGCGAACCGGGCCTGGTCGAATTGGATGAAGCGCTCGACACCCTGGCCGGGCAGGACGCGCGCAAGGGCCGCATCGTCGAGTTGCGCTATTTCGGCGGACTGAGCATCGAAGAGACTGCCGACGTGCTGGGCATCTCGCCCACTTCCGTGCGCCGTGAATGGACGCTGGCAAAAGCCTGGCTGCGGCGCGAACTGGGCAAAGACGTCCGCGCTAATTGAACACGCCTTTGTTCTCTACTGGGAAGCGCCGTTCCCGAAAGCGAACAATCAATCTCGCGCAGCGTTGCGTTCCCGTTTCAAATTGCTTTTCGCCGCAGACTTTAGCCGCGCGCATGCGCTGGCACGGAAACTGTATGCCAAACCCCAGAGCCGCTGACGATTCACTGACGATTCACTGACGATTGTTGACCAGTTATTCAACGCAGATTCAGGGAGCACCACTGATGAACACCTTCTGGCAAGACCTGCGCTACGGCGCGCGAATGTTGATGAAACAGCCCGGCTTCACGTTGATCGCCGTTGTTACGCTGGCGCTGGGCATCGGCGCGAATACGGCGATTTTCAGTGTGGTCAATGCGGCGCTGCTGCGCCCGTTGCCATACGTCCACGCCGAACAACTGGTCGCGGTCTTTGTGCGCACGAACAGCGACCCGCGCGAATATGTCGCGTGGCCTGATTTGCTGGACTGGCGCGCGCAGAACCGGTCGTTTGCCCAACTGGCGGCTTTCGTGCCGCAGAGCGTCAACCTGACCGGGCGCACCGGCAGCCAGATCGAACCGGGCCGGGTCATCGGTGGTTTTGTGAGCGCCGATTTTTTTCCCATGCTTCAGGTCACTGCCGCACAGGGGCGCGCCTTTTTGCCCGGCGAAGATGTGACGGGCGCTGAGCGCGTCGCTGTTGTCAGCTATGAAACCTGGCGCGACCGGTTTGGCGCTGATCCGCAACTGCTCGGCCAGACGCTGACGCTCAACAATCAACCGTTCACGGTCGTGGGCGTCCTGCCAGCGGGCTTCCGCGCGCCTTATTCCGAAATTGAGGTGTGGCTGCCGATTCAGCATTACCCGAATTTTTCGCTCGACCGCAAGGTCACGAGCGCGGGCGTGTTCGGACGGCTCAAGCCGGGCGTATCCATGCGGCAGGCGCAAACCGAGATGGATACGATTGCCGCCCGCCTGGCCCAGCAATATCCCGAAACCAACAAAGAGCGCGGCGTCAATCTGGTTGGTTTGCAAACGCTGCTGGCCGAGCAATTGAAACCCGCGTTGCTGGTATTGTTCGGCGCGGTGGGCTGCGTGCTGTTGATCGCCTGCGCCAATATCGCCAACCTGTTGTTGAGCCGCGCGGTCGGGCGTGCGCGTGAACTGGCCTTGTGCGCCGCCTTGGGCGCCAGCCGCGCGCGCCTGTTGCGGCAACTGCTGACCGAAAGCCTGTTGCTGGCGCTGGTGAGCGGAGTCATCGGGCTGCTGATCGGCGTCTGGGGGATGGAGGCCCTGGCAACCAGCAGCGCCGTCAATTTGCCGGGGCTGTTTGAAATCAAACTCGATCGCGCGGTGTTCGGGTTCACGCTGGGCGCGGCGCTGTTGACCGGTTTGGTTTTCGGCTTGTTGCCGGCCTGGCGTTTCTCGCGGCCTGACCTGAACGAAGCCTTGAAAGAGGGCGGGCGGACGGCGGGCGCGCAACCTTCGCGCAACCGCTTGCGCGGATTGCTGGTCGTCGCTCAGGTCGCGCTCTCGCTGGTATTGCTGGTGGGCGCGGGGTTGATGGTCAGAAGTTTTGCGAACCTGCTCGGCGTTGATCCGGGCTTCGATGCGCACAATGTGCTGACGCTGGAATACCGCGTGCCGCGCAACAAATATCCCGAACCGCAGCAGCAATGGCGCTTTCACGAACAGGTGGTCGCGCGCGTGCAAGCCCTGCCCGGCGTTGAATCTGCCGCCGCCGTGGGCGCGATTCCGCACGGCGGAAATTCCGGCACCTCCGGGTTTACTCTGCCTGAGCGCGCGACACCGCCCGCCGGTCAGGAACCGCGCGCGCAAACCAATCGCGCCGATCCGCACTATTTCCGCACCCTGAAAATTCCGGTCTTGCAGGGCCGCGTTTTCACCGCGCAAGATCAAGCGCAAACGCCGCCTGTGATCATCATCAACCAAACGATGGCGCGGCAATACTGGCCGGCGGGCGAGGCCCTCGGGCGGCAGGTGCATCTGTTGTCCCCGGACGTCACGGCCACGGTTATCGGCGTCGTCGGCGACATCCGGCATCTCAGCTTGGACGAACCCGCGCAGCCGCAAATCTATCTGAACTACGCGCAGCAGCCGCACATCTTTGCCTCGCTGGTGGTGCGCACGCGCGGCGATGCCAACAGCTTTGCCAACGCGGTGCGCGCCGCTATCTGGTCGGTGGACAGCGAACAGCCCGTTTGGAAAGTGCGCACGCTCGAATTCCTGCTGCAACGCTCGTTAGGTGGGCAGCGATTTCTGCTGCAATTAATCGGCGCGCTCGCCGGCCTGGCGCTGCTGCTGGCGGCGGTCGGCATTTATGGCGTCATCGCCTATGCGGTCAGCCAGCGCACGCATGAGATTGGCATTCGCATGGCGCTGGGCGCACAGCGGCGCGACGTGTTGCGGCTGGTGCTGGGGCAGGGCCTGAAGCTCGTCTTGCTCGGCGTCGCACTCGGCATGGCGGCGGCGTTCGCGCTGACGCGGCTGATGAACACCCTGTTGTTTGGTGTCGGCGCTACCGATCCGTTGACCTTTGGCGTCGTGGCGCTGCTGTTGTTGCTGGTTGCGCTAGCGGCCTGTTGGTTTCCCGCGCGCCGTGCGCTGGGCGTTGAGCCGCTGATGGCGTTGCGCGGTGATTGAGTTGCCGCCGGCGGTTTCATTGTCGCTAACTAAAATCTTTGCCGCAGAGGCACAGAGACACGGAGGAAGACGGAGAACGGTGCCAACGCTGTGAAAAAGCCCTGTGTCTCCGTGCCTCTGTGGCTAAGCTGTTCGTGTCTTGCGTAAGTTCTGATGAGGTTTGCCATGTTTTGTCCCTCTTGTGGCGCTGAATCTGATGAAGCCTGGCGCTCGTGCCGTCGTTGCGGCGGCACGAGCGCCGTTTCGGCAAACGCGGCTGCGCCTGCAACACCGCTGGTGCAACCGGTGCCGCGGGACTGGCTCATTCCGCTGATCAACGCCGCCGCCGCCGTCAGCCTTGCCGGGATCGGCATCGGCGGGCTGGCGATCATTCTCGGTTATCTGGAAAGGCTGCTGCGTCTGGAAGTCCCGCTGCAAGCCGCCTTGCTGGTGACGCTGGGCGGCCTGCTTGGCTTTTTCATGGTCATCGGATTTATCAGTCAGCAGCTTTTCCGCAGCCTGCATAAGCCACAAGCAGCGTCTCAACCTGAGCCGCGTTTCGCCGAGGCCGAACCGCAGGCCGCGCGGCTCAACAGTGCAGAGGCCGCCGCGGCCAGCGTCACCGAACACACGACCCGTCATCTGGAGGGAGAGTTATGCAAGCGTTGATGCAAGACCTGCGCTATGGCGTGCGCATGTTGCGGAAGAACCCCGGCTTCGCCTTGATCGCAGTTTTTTCGCTGGCGTTGGGGATTATGGCGACGACGGCGATGTACAGCGTCATTCACGCCGTCATTCTCGACCCGTTCCCGTACAAAGACGTAGACAAGCTGATGAGCGTCAAGGTGTGGAGTCCGCACGAGCGCGGCTTTCGCACTTACTATTCGACCGATCAATTTCTGGAAATCGCCGAACGCAGCGCAATCTTTGAAGGCGTGATCGCTTCGACCATCAGCGATGTGTTGTGGACGGATGGCGCGGAGCCGCAACGCTTGCGCGGCAATTTCGGCACGGCCCGGACGTTTCAAGTGATGGGCGTGCCGCCGCTGCTGGGGCGCACGTATACGCCGGAAGACGCCAACACCGCAGCCGCGCCGGTCGCGGTGTTGGGCTACAAATTCTGGCGGCGGCAATTCGGCGGCGACCCCGGCGTCATCGGCAGGGAAATGCGCTTGAACGACCAAGTCCGCACGGTGATCGGCGTGATGCCCAAGCGGTTTATGTGGCGCGGCGCCGATGTGTATCTGCCCGTGGTGCTCCGGCGCGGGCAAACGGTCGAAGGCATTCGCAGCGTGCATTTGCTCGGACGGTTGAAACCCGGCGTCACGCCCGCACAAGCCGAAGCCGATTTGCGCCCGATTATCGCCGATCTCAAGCAGCGCGAACCCGATCAGTTCCCGCAACAATGGCAAGTCGGCCTGCTATCGTTCAAAGAAACTTTTCCCAGCGCCATCCGCGAAAACCTTTGGATTCTGTTCGGCGCGGTCGGACTGTTGTTGCTGATCGCCTGTGCCAACGTCTCGAATCTGTTGCTGGCTAAAGCGGGCGAGCGCCGCAAGGAAATGACCGTGCGCGCGGCGCTGGGCGCAAGTCGTGGGCGCATCATCCGGCAGTTATTGACTGAAAGTCTGCTGATTGCCGTGACGGGTGGCACGCTGGGCGTTTTGCTCGCCGTCTGGAGCTTGCAGGCAATCTTGAAAATCGTCCCGCCCAACACCATCCCCGATGAAGCCGAAGTCACACTCAACATGCCGGTCTTGCTCTTTGCGCTGGCGGTCTCGGTGCTGACCAGCATGCTCTTTGGCCTCGCGCCAGCCTTGCACACGGCCACGCACGATTTGGCGAACCCCTTACGCGAAGCGGGCCGCAGTATGGCTGGTAGCCGGCGGCAGGCGTTCTTGCGCAAGAGTCTGGTCGTCGCCGAAGTTGCACTTTCGCTGCTGTTGCTGGTGGGCGCGGGGCTGATGATCCGTAGCGTGCTGGCAATGCAAAACGCCGGCCTCGGCTTTCGCACCGACCGTGTGTTGACGATGCGCGTGCCGCTGCCCGAAAAGCGTTACCCCGACCGTGCGCAGCGCGTGGCGTTCTTTCAAGACGTGTTGCGCCGCGTGCGTGCTGTGCCGGGCGTTGAGGCCGTCGGGTTGAATCTGGGATTGCATCCGTTGGGCAGCATGGGCGCGGCAGTCGAGGTCAGCGGCGCAGCGCAACAAGACGCGCGTGCGGCGATGATTCATCACACCAATGCCGATTACGCCAAGGCAATGGGGATCACGCTGTTGCAAGGCCGCCTGTTTACGGAAAGCGAAGTGGACGGCCAGCGGCAACTGGCGCTGGTCAATCAAACCTTCGCGCGCAATCGGCTGCCCGGGCGCGATCCGCTGGGCCAAGTCATTCGCATTCCGCGCCTCGCCCAGGCTCCGTTCAAAATCGCCACCGACTCCTTTGAAATTGTCGGTGTCGTGAAGGATGCGCAGAATCGGAATTTGAATCAAGAGATCACGCCCGAAATCTATATCCCGTTCACGCTGGCCGGGGCGGCGGATCGGCTGGCTGTCCTGGCGCAAGGCGACCCGTCGGCGCTCACCCGCGCCGTGCTCAACCAAATTCGCGCGGTGGACGCCCAGCAACCCGTCACCAATGTGATGACCATTGACGGCGTGTTGCAGGAATTCTTTTACGCTGATCCGAAATTCAATCTCGTGCTCTTTGCGGTCTTTGCGGCCTTGGGGCTGACGCTGGCGGTGATCGGCGTTTACGGCGTGATGTCCAGCGCGGTCGCCCAGCAGACACAGGAAATCGGCTTGCGGATGGCGTTGGGCGCCAGCCCCGGCGCGGTTTCGGGCATGATCATCAAACGTGGCGCGAGGCTGCTGGCGACGGGGATTGGCGTGGGGCTGCTGGGCAGTCTGCTGGCAACGCGCTTGCTGAAAGGCTATGTCTGGAATCTTTCGGCCTTTGACAGCTTTGATCCGCTGACCTTTGGCGCGGTCGCCTTGCTCTTGCTACTGGCCGGATTGCAAGCCTGTTGGTGGCCGGCCCGGCGGGCGGCGCGCATAGACCCGTTGGTGGCGTTACGGATGGAATAGCTCCGTTCGAGGTGAAATGTCGCTGGGCGCGTAAACAAATCTGCGCAACCTGAAACCTTTCTCCGTGGCGTGTCCCTTACTGCAAACCTGTCCGGTTCGTCTCAATGTAAAGCGGAGGAGAAACCACCATGCAGACTCTTTGGCGAGACTTGCGCTACAGCGTGCGAATGCTGCTCAAACAACCGGGCTTCGCCGTCATCGCGGTGCTCACCCTGGCCTTGGGCATCGGCGCGAATACGGCGATGTTTAGCGTGCTCAATACGTATCTATTCCGCGCGCTGCCATATCCGAATTCCGCGCAACTGATGCGCGTCTATCGCACTTCGATCCATTCGCAAAGCTGGCCGCATTCGCCCGCCAGTTTTATGGATCAGCGCGAAAAGAATACGGTCTTTGAGCGCATGGTCGCGTTTAACGGCATCAGCCCGAATCTGGCCGAAGAGGGCGAAGCCGCCGAGCGTTTGCAGGGCATGGCCGTCACGGCGGATTTCTTTCCGGCCCTGGGCGTGCCTGCTGCGTTGGGGCGCGTCTTTACCGCCGCAGAAGATCAACCGGGCGCGAGTCAGGTCGTCGTGCTTAGCGACCGTTTCTGGCAACGGCGTTTTGGCGCAGACCCGAACATCGTGGGGCGCACGCTGCGGCTGGATGGCGAAAATATCAAAGTCGTGGGCGTGATGCCGCCCGGCTTCGATCATCCGTTGCTGTGGGACACGGTGGATGTGTGGCGGCCTTTGGCGTTTGCCGCCGACCAGCGCCAGAATCGCGGCAATAACTTTTTGCGCCTCTTTGCGCGCCTGAAACCGGGCGTCTCGCTCGCCCAGGCGCAGGCCGCGATGAATGTATTGGCGGCCAACCAAGCGCAAGAACATCAAGAGAATCGCAATGAAGGGCTGCGGCTGGAACCATTGCAACGCTCTGTGTCGGATGACATCGGGCGCAAAGTCATGTGGTTTGTCTTTGGCCTCGCGGGGTTTGTGTTGTTGATTGCCTGCGCC encodes the following:
- a CDS encoding sigma-70 family RNA polymerase sigma factor — encoded protein: MSTNSSEISLLLDQYRAGQAEAFGKLMALVYDDLRRLAAWQLQTERPEHTLQPTALVHEAYLKLAGQNPVEWQNKAHFFALAAQVMRHILVDHARTKQRDKRGGGQASVALDEALKLSNASEPGLVELDEALDTLAGQDARKGRIVELRYFGGLSIEETADVLGISPTSVRREWTLAKAWLRRELGKDVRAN
- a CDS encoding ABC transporter permease, giving the protein MQALMQDLRYGVRMLRKNPGFALIAVFSLALGIMATTAMYSVIHAVILDPFPYKDVDKLMSVKVWSPHERGFRTYYSTDQFLEIAERSAIFEGVIASTISDVLWTDGAEPQRLRGNFGTARTFQVMGVPPLLGRTYTPEDANTAAAPVAVLGYKFWRRQFGGDPGVIGREMRLNDQVRTVIGVMPKRFMWRGADVYLPVVLRRGQTVEGIRSVHLLGRLKPGVTPAQAEADLRPIIADLKQREPDQFPQQWQVGLLSFKETFPSAIRENLWILFGAVGLLLLIACANVSNLLLAKAGERRKEMTVRAALGASRGRIIRQLLTESLLIAVTGGTLGVLLAVWSLQAILKIVPPNTIPDEAEVTLNMPVLLFALAVSVLTSMLFGLAPALHTATHDLANPLREAGRSMAGSRRQAFLRKSLVVAEVALSLLLLVGAGLMIRSVLAMQNAGLGFRTDRVLTMRVPLPEKRYPDRAQRVAFFQDVLRRVRAVPGVEAVGLNLGLHPLGSMGAAVEVSGAAQQDARAAMIHHTNADYAKAMGITLLQGRLFTESEVDGQRQLALVNQTFARNRLPGRDPLGQVIRIPRLAQAPFKIATDSFEIVGVVKDAQNRNLNQEITPEIYIPFTLAGAADRLAVLAQGDPSALTRAVLNQIRAVDAQQPVTNVMTIDGVLQEFFYADPKFNLVLFAVFAALGLTLAVIGVYGVMSSAVAQQTQEIGLRMALGASPGAVSGMIIKRGARLLATGIGVGLLGSLLATRLLKGYVWNLSAFDSFDPLTFGAVALLLLLAGLQACWWPARRAARIDPLVALRME
- a CDS encoding protein kinase, which gives rise to MNTDWEKIDQLFHQALECPTEERAAFLAQVAQHDPALRHELQSLLNNHEENHSFLETPALRISLASQFGRWQAQLAEALTPPSGQQMIGRLLDGKYRLEELCGRGGMGAVYRALHVGTGRRVAVKVIAPELAGQREFIERFRREAKTIGRLRHPNIVNVTDFGITGEHEQTLAYLVMEHLEGGTLAAKLKDKRPLPLADALDILSQTCAAIDEAHRLGILHRDLKPENIWLEPVGVAGCNVKVLDFGIAQLQDLLVLEEPEPLPVVSETSQPAAPQLQPYSITEDETLRLNLTLRQLTRAGTVLGTPKYMSPEQGRGEELDNASDIYSLGVIAYQMLSGELPFDGTFAELLQQHRETTPVPLSQKRWGLPATLDAVVGQALAKEPAARPATAGAFAFLLNLQTTGNDWLRQQADALLRQHRFKLLELAVRLQWRMWLLTGLLLLATVKLPGLRPLSAGLVFGLLWLLIAATTLWKQNSVTAAFTLFLEQTQKTAKSELDARNIVSAIRQRSGALAQATWAELAGLARKLSSFKLAEIKRWADSLLSVPPLMQEGLSVDQAAQRSAKLIEPLRRKLAYPLFRRLLAFALVLTAWQTALVLWGNTLDGGRRELFDNAVLLLPLLLALGFTAFNLSVKSSIEQAVLYFTARKALGETTTDTAVSHLRQAMETKTNGWWPYFKTYAPTCALLLLLGNLQFLKLPLMSTAINSGRLYTVKALQAAGVPLPFWALPSTPARGWQRWLRRAVLPFGGRSFHPYDLRIIQSRAMTEFLLEKGVGVNTPLVLSGSWTPPGIGAVAMPPLHVALTDRRVEIAQLLIAHGADVQARDSIGRSPLIVALTYCPQAIELLLAHGADLNEPTRFGPPLLAAARYQWLYPMPNHRFPRLIQGNENALKILLAKGADPNTRDSDGRNALMVMSMESRPSGDVIERGNKRIPPPPPKPGSSGKFQAIQDEHGEVSVFEVEALPDKALQLIGETLLRAGCDVNAADSNGSTPLMYAVRYNRPTTIRLLLQHGADIKAKDKSGLTALELAKQLGKPEIAQLLQAAASHGQAK
- a CDS encoding ABC transporter permease is translated as MNTFWQDLRYGARMLMKQPGFTLIAVVTLALGIGANTAIFSVVNAALLRPLPYVHAEQLVAVFVRTNSDPREYVAWPDLLDWRAQNRSFAQLAAFVPQSVNLTGRTGSQIEPGRVIGGFVSADFFPMLQVTAAQGRAFLPGEDVTGAERVAVVSYETWRDRFGADPQLLGQTLTLNNQPFTVVGVLPAGFRAPYSEIEVWLPIQHYPNFSLDRKVTSAGVFGRLKPGVSMRQAQTEMDTIAARLAQQYPETNKERGVNLVGLQTLLAEQLKPALLVLFGAVGCVLLIACANIANLLLSRAVGRARELALCAALGASRARLLRQLLTESLLLALVSGVIGLLIGVWGMEALATSSAVNLPGLFEIKLDRAVFGFTLGAALLTGLVFGLLPAWRFSRPDLNEALKEGGRTAGAQPSRNRLRGLLVVAQVALSLVLLVGAGLMVRSFANLLGVDPGFDAHNVLTLEYRVPRNKYPEPQQQWRFHEQVVARVQALPGVESAAAVGAIPHGGNSGTSGFTLPERATPPAGQEPRAQTNRADPHYFRTLKIPVLQGRVFTAQDQAQTPPVIIINQTMARQYWPAGEALGRQVHLLSPDVTATVIGVVGDIRHLSLDEPAQPQIYLNYAQQPHIFASLVVRTRGDANSFANAVRAAIWSVDSEQPVWKVRTLEFLLQRSLGGQRFLLQLIGALAGLALLLAAVGIYGVIAYAVSQRTHEIGIRMALGAQRRDVLRLVLGQGLKLVLLGVALGMAAAFALTRLMNTLLFGVGATDPLTFGVVALLLLLVALAACWFPARRALGVEPLMALRGD